Proteins encoded together in one Ciona intestinalis chromosome 1, KH, whole genome shotgun sequence window:
- the LOC100186149 gene encoding ATP-binding cassette sub-family F member 3-like, translating to KCNISAVLDSRICIVGENGSGKTTLLKILNGENEPSSGVRHVHRNLRIGYFSQHHVDQLDLSPTSVELLARLFPGRNEEVYRHQLGSYGITGDLALRTINSLSGGQKSRLAFSLMSMPQPNFLILDEPTNHLDMETIEALGVAINKFNGGVILVSHDERLISKVCRELWLCGGKQVKSVEGGFDTYRKLLEEEFKRLGIN from the exons AAATGTAATATCTCGGCTGTTCTTGACTCCAGGATATGTATT GTCGGTGAAAATGGTTCCGGTAAAACAACGCTGCTGAAAATTTTGAACGGAGAGAATGAGCCATCTAGTGGTGTGCGACACGTGCATCGTAACCTCAGGATTGGATATTTCTCCCAACATCACGTGGATCAACTCGATCTCTCGCCAACATCTGTTGAGTTGTTAGCCAGACTGTTCccag GTCGTAATGAAGAGGTGTACAGACATCAGCTTGGTAGCTATGGTATCACAGGAGATCTGGCTTTAAGAACAATTAACAGCTTATCTGGTGGCCAGAAAAGCAGACTTGCTTTTTCACTCATGTCCATGCCACa gccaaactttttaatactTGACGAACCTACAAATCACTTAGATATGGAAACTATAGAAGCTCTTGGTgttgcaataaataaatttaac GGCGGCGTGATTCTTGTGTCTCACGACGAGAGACTTATTTCAAAAGTTTGTCGCGAGTTGTGGTTGTGTGGTGGCAAACAAGTGAAATCAGTGGAAGGAGGGTTTGACACTTATCGCAAGCTGCTGGAGGAAGAATTCAAACGACTcggaattaattaa
- the LOC101243528 gene encoding ATP-binding cassette sub-family F member 3, protein MTKLNAPVHIATITKQQEESNKEDGSIWIVKPEKKTNVDQKKLEKANEKIKQKQDKKADQQLKPATPAFLAEASASQAISRKETKTESAGRNKTTDIHIENFDIAFGSKVLFEAANLHVAFGRRYGLIGRNGMGKTTLLKMISTKNLSIPNHIRILHVEQEVDGDDTVALQSVLESDTVREALIREERELHRKLDNHEQADSSRLTEIYAKLSEIEADKAPARAAVVLDGLGFTPEMQKMTTKEFSGGWRMRLALARALFAKPDLLLLDEPTNMLDIRAILWLEDYLQTWKSTIITVSHDRSFLEAVCTDILHLFNKQLEAYRGGFEQFLLTKDEKMKNKQKEYDAQKQYREHLQVFIDRFRYNANRAPQVQSKLKILEKLPKLTPVEKEKPAVMNFPVHDTKLSGTVLRLDEVTFHYNEGTNIFENVNISAGLDSRICIVGENGSGKTTLLKILNGENEPSSGVRHVHRNLRIGYFSQHHVDQLDLSPTSVELLARLFPGRNEEVYRHQLGSYGITGDLALRTINSLSGGQKSRLAFSLMSMPQPNFLILDEPTNHLDMETIEALGVAINKFNGGVILVSHDERLISKVCRELWLCGGKQVKSVEGGFDTYRKLLEEEFKRLGIN, encoded by the exons ATGACCAAGTTAAATGCTCCTGTTCATATTGCAACTATAACCAAACAACAAG AGGAATCGAACAAAGAAGATGGAAGTATATGGATTGTAAAACCGGAAaagaaaaca AATGTCGATCagaaaaaacttgaaaaagcAAATgagaaaatcaaacaaaaacaagacaAGAAAGCAGACCAGCAGTTAAAACCTGCAACACCAGCCTT TTTAGCGGAAGCATCAGCAAGTCAAGCAATCAGTAGAAAAGAAACGAAAACCGAATCAGCAGGACGTAATAAAACAACCGATATTCACATCGAAAATTTCGATATTGCGTTTGGGAGCAA AGTTTTGTTTGAGGCGGCGAACCTTCATGTTGCATTCGGTCGTCGTTATggtttaattggaagaaatggGATGGGAAAGACGACTCTTCTTAAAATGATCTCAAC aaaAAATCTTTCGATCCCGAATCACATCCGTATCCTTCATGTGGAGCAGGAGGTGGATGGTGATGACACTGTTGCTCTTCAGAGTGTGCTGGAGAGTGATACAGTGAGGGAAGCACTCATCAGGGAGGAGAGGGAGCTGCATCGGAAGTTGGATAATCATGA GCAGGCGGATAGTTCAAGGTTGACAGAAATCTATGCAAAATTATCAGAGATTGAAGCAGACAAAGCTCCTGCACGTGCTGCTGTTGTGTTGGATGGTCTTGGTTTTACTCCAGAAATGCAG AAAATGACGACAAAAGAGTTTTCTGGTGGATGGCGAATGAGATTAGCATTGGCTCGAGCTCTGTTTGCAAA ACCTGACCTATTACTACTTGACg AACCGACGAACATGTTGGATATTCGCGCCATTTTATGGTTGGAAGATTATTTACAG ACTTGGAAGAGCACGATCATCACAGTTTCTCACGACCGTAGTTTCCTGGAAGCTGTTTGCACCGATATCCTTCatctttttaacaaacaactGGAGGCTTATAGAGGAGGGTTTGAGCAGTTCCTCCTCACCAAAGATGAGAAAATGAAGAACAAACAGAAGGAGTATGACGCACAGAAACAATACAGGGAACATCTGCAG GTATTCATTGATCGCTTCCGTTACAATGCAAACCGAGCCCCACAAGTTCAAAGCAAACTCAAAATCCTTGAAAAACT GCCAAAGTTGACTCCagttgaaaaagaaaaaccaGCCGTCATGAATTTCCCAGTACACGACACCAAGTTATCGGGGACTGTATTAAGACTTGATGAGGTTACTTTTCATTACAATGAgggaacaaatatatttgaaaatgttAATATCTCGGCTGGTCTTGACTCCAGGATATGTATT GTTGGTGAAAATGGTTCCGGTAAAACAACGCTGCTGAAAATTTTGAACGGAGAGAATGAGCCATCTAGTGGTGTGCGACACGTGCATCGTAACCTCAGGATCGGATATTTCTCCCAACATCACGTGGATCAACTCGATCTCTCGCCAACATCTGTTGAGTTGTTAGCCAGACTTTTTccag GTCGTAATGAAGAGGTGTACAGACATCAGCTTGGTAGCTATGGTATCACAGGAGATCTGGCTTTAAGAACAATTAACAGTTTATCTGGTGGCCAGAAAAGCAGACTTGCATTTTCACTCATGTCCATGCCACa gccaaactttttaatactTGACGAACCTACAAATCACTTAGATATGGAAACTATAGAAGCTCTTGGTgttgcaataaataaatttaac GGTGGCGTGATTCTTGTGTCTCACGACGAGAGACTTATTTCAAAAGTTTGTCGCGAGTTGTGGTTGTGTGGTGGCAAACAAGTGAAATCAGTGGAAGGAGGGTTTGACACTTATCGCAAGCTGCTGGAGGAAGAATTTAAACGACTCGgaattaattaa